The proteins below are encoded in one region of Aquisphaera giovannonii:
- a CDS encoding DUF1559 domain-containing protein gives MPPRPNPSRGFTLIELLVVIAIIAVLIALLLPAVQSAREAARRAQCTNNLKQIGLALHNYHSAINTFPVGFLYPQNNQVYPGVPALHYRWSVLAQLSPYMEQSTVYNALNMNWPIAAGPGAVLGTPSWTPFPANTTVMAAKVSFFLCPSDAAEPPTTLPGGVTSGPSDYQFCTGDGSPSSANPGDAGVTVAANGAFVLGRAVSMAAIVDGSSGTAAASEQLIGPASGGVSTLGSPAPPPGDIRRAAAVGSTPLSDSACASPTGWRLDKGYGWWDGDYRTSLYNHYLTPNSKSFDCWQSSPPHNPAWKAARSNHPGGVNVLCCDGHVQFVKDSVSLPAWRALSTRSGGEVISADSL, from the coding sequence ATGCCCCCACGCCCGAATCCCTCGCGCGGCTTCACGCTGATCGAGCTGCTGGTGGTGATCGCCATCATCGCCGTCCTGATCGCGCTCCTCCTGCCCGCGGTGCAGTCCGCGCGGGAAGCGGCCCGCCGCGCCCAGTGCACGAACAACCTCAAGCAGATCGGCCTCGCGCTGCACAACTACCACTCGGCGATCAACACGTTCCCGGTCGGCTTCCTCTACCCGCAGAACAACCAGGTCTACCCGGGCGTGCCGGCCCTGCACTACCGGTGGTCGGTGCTCGCCCAGCTCTCGCCCTACATGGAGCAGTCGACGGTCTACAACGCGCTGAACATGAACTGGCCGATCGCCGCCGGGCCGGGCGCGGTGCTGGGCACGCCGTCGTGGACGCCCTTCCCGGCGAACACCACGGTCATGGCGGCCAAGGTGAGCTTCTTCCTCTGCCCGAGCGACGCGGCGGAGCCGCCGACCACGCTGCCCGGCGGCGTGACCTCGGGCCCGAGCGACTACCAGTTCTGCACGGGGGACGGCTCCCCGAGCAGCGCCAACCCGGGCGACGCCGGGGTGACGGTCGCGGCCAACGGGGCGTTCGTGCTGGGCCGGGCCGTCTCGATGGCGGCCATCGTCGACGGCTCCAGCGGGACGGCCGCGGCGAGCGAGCAGCTCATCGGCCCGGCGTCCGGCGGGGTGTCCACCCTGGGCTCCCCCGCCCCGCCCCCGGGCGACATCCGCCGCGCCGCCGCGGTCGGCTCCACGCCCCTGTCGGACTCCGCCTGCGCCAGCCCGACCGGCTGGCGGCTCGACAAGGGCTACGGCTGGTGGGACGGCGACTATCGCACCAGCTTATATAACCACTACCTCACGCCGAACTCGAAGTCCTTCGACTGCTGGCAGTCCAGCCCGCCGCACAACCCGGCCTGGAAGGCGGCCCGGAGCAATCACCCCGGCGGCGTGAACGTCCTCTGCTGCGACGGCCACGTCCAGTTCGTCAAGGACTCGGTCAGCCTGCCCGCCTGGCGGGCTCTCTCCACCCGCTCCGGCGGCGAGGTGATCTCGGCCGACTCGCTGTGA
- a CDS encoding NHL repeat-containing protein yields MRRRPRLAATMPAVLLPLLAGHSAARAEDARRLDAKVSWIGNTYPGGKRWVPQDVRAICVLADGTAYTNVPWDEGGGQVAVIKDGQVLGHAGHTHGWGQEGGEAIAANGNYVFIGQSMGNEGGGLEDPGTWPPKGKAWFGISRRLRSDVTKPAPFPGGKGGKGDTLRECFLPVVEVDDREKADLPGLVADDRRVYASSPRDGRIEVLDAETMKTVARWPIDRPGPIALDASGGLWVLQAGEGPEPARVVRLSPDGDPSPQRVELTAGSAPTSLAIDGRGRLLVADDGPDQHILIYEDILRSPRAAGTFGARGGIYAGTPGAVGPLKLNRPAAVGADAAGNILIASDGQTGGGGTVLESYRPDGSLNCRLLGVEFVDMADFDPASDADIFTKEEHFVADFSRPRGQEAGYVGYTVHRFKYPEDPRLHIWSAGAWVRRIAGRRFLFVNEMNAGPLQVYRFDPEQEGEIAVPSGLFAPRRLTSEKDDAWPPHQPTEGGWVWCDANGDGRFDASEYKGTGRDEPDAQGWWVDSVGNVWRATEADGIREFRFDGLDAKGNPVWDFAAIRSFPKPPEFDRVKRLRYDAAADVMYLGGTTREHANQHWKPMGPVICRYDHWSRGPSRPTWRIVAPYARGSQGHESCEPMGFDVAGEYLFLPYTGSSKPLGFRTGHVEVFRAGDGRRVGYLEPSEDVGEIGLQDIRECLVARRRADGEYVILMEEDYKAKILMYRWRP; encoded by the coding sequence ATGCGACGACGCCCCCGACTTGCGGCAACGATGCCGGCGGTCTTGCTGCCCCTCCTCGCGGGCCACTCCGCCGCCCGTGCCGAGGACGCCCGCAGGCTGGACGCGAAGGTCTCCTGGATCGGCAACACCTACCCGGGCGGGAAGCGATGGGTGCCGCAGGACGTCAGGGCGATCTGCGTCCTGGCCGACGGCACCGCGTACACGAACGTGCCATGGGATGAGGGCGGCGGCCAGGTCGCCGTGATCAAGGACGGCCAGGTCCTCGGCCACGCCGGGCACACGCACGGCTGGGGCCAGGAAGGGGGCGAGGCCATCGCCGCCAACGGCAATTATGTCTTCATCGGCCAGTCCATGGGCAACGAGGGGGGCGGCCTGGAAGATCCGGGGACGTGGCCGCCGAAGGGCAAGGCCTGGTTCGGGATCTCCCGGCGGCTCCGATCGGACGTCACGAAGCCCGCCCCGTTCCCCGGCGGCAAGGGGGGCAAGGGGGACACGCTCAGGGAATGCTTCCTCCCCGTCGTCGAGGTGGACGACCGAGAGAAGGCCGACCTGCCGGGCCTGGTCGCCGACGACCGCCGCGTCTACGCGAGCAGCCCGCGCGACGGCCGGATCGAGGTCCTCGACGCCGAGACCATGAAGACCGTCGCGCGATGGCCGATCGATCGGCCCGGCCCGATCGCCCTGGACGCATCCGGCGGCCTGTGGGTCCTCCAGGCCGGCGAGGGGCCGGAGCCCGCGCGCGTCGTCCGCCTCAGCCCCGACGGCGATCCCTCGCCCCAGCGGGTCGAGCTCACCGCCGGCTCGGCGCCGACGTCCCTCGCGATCGACGGGCGAGGCCGGCTGCTCGTCGCCGACGACGGGCCGGACCAGCACATCCTCATCTACGAGGACATCCTCCGCTCCCCCCGCGCGGCCGGGACATTCGGCGCCAGGGGGGGCATCTATGCCGGCACGCCCGGCGCGGTCGGCCCGCTCAAGCTCAATCGGCCGGCGGCGGTGGGCGCCGACGCGGCGGGGAACATCCTCATCGCGAGCGACGGCCAGACCGGCGGCGGCGGCACGGTGCTGGAGAGCTACCGGCCCGATGGCTCGCTCAACTGTCGGCTGCTCGGCGTCGAGTTCGTGGACATGGCGGACTTCGATCCGGCCTCGGATGCGGACATCTTCACGAAGGAGGAGCATTTCGTCGCCGACTTCTCGCGGCCCCGCGGGCAGGAGGCCGGTTACGTCGGCTACACGGTCCACCGCTTCAAGTACCCGGAGGACCCGAGGCTCCACATCTGGTCCGCCGGCGCCTGGGTGCGGCGGATCGCCGGCAGGCGGTTCCTCTTCGTCAACGAGATGAACGCCGGGCCGCTCCAGGTCTATCGCTTCGACCCCGAGCAGGAAGGCGAGATCGCCGTCCCGTCCGGCCTCTTCGCCCCGCGGCGGCTGACGTCCGAGAAGGACGACGCCTGGCCGCCCCACCAGCCGACCGAGGGAGGGTGGGTCTGGTGCGACGCGAACGGCGACGGCCGCTTCGACGCCAGCGAATACAAGGGCACCGGCCGGGACGAGCCGGACGCCCAGGGCTGGTGGGTGGACTCCGTCGGCAACGTCTGGCGGGCCACCGAGGCCGACGGGATCCGCGAGTTCCGCTTCGACGGCCTGGACGCGAAGGGCAACCCGGTCTGGGACTTCGCGGCGATCCGGTCGTTCCCGAAGCCCCCCGAGTTCGACCGCGTCAAGCGGCTCCGCTACGATGCCGCGGCCGACGTCATGTATCTGGGCGGCACGACCCGCGAGCATGCGAACCAGCACTGGAAGCCGATGGGCCCCGTGATCTGCCGCTACGATCACTGGAGTCGAGGCCCATCACGCCCCACCTGGCGGATCGTCGCCCCGTATGCGAGGGGCTCCCAGGGCCACGAGTCCTGCGAGCCGATGGGCTTCGACGTCGCGGGCGAGTACCTGTTCCTCCCCTACACCGGGTCGTCGAAGCCCCTGGGCTTCCGGACCGGCCACGTCGAGGTCTTCCGCGCCGGCGACGGCCGCCGCGTCGGCTACCTGGAGCCGTCCGAGGACGTCGGCGAGATCGGCCTCCAGGACATCCGCGAATGCCTCGTCGCCCGCCGCCGCGCCGACGGCGAGTACGTCATCCTCATGGAGGAGGACTACAAGGCGAAGATCCTGATGTACCGCTGGAGGCCTTGA
- a CDS encoding universal stress protein, with amino-acid sequence MPVEAARPSPEQFLQLIRRQERGRLKVYLGSNAGVGKTYAMLREGNRLSKQGVDVAIGLVETHGRAETAEQVKDLPIIPPREIEYRGVTLREMDLDAVLARRPTVCLVDELAHTNAPGSRFAKRYQDVEELLRAGIHVITTVNVQHLESLYDQVERFTGVKVKERLPDSVIAEADQIVNVDLSAEDLLERMRSGKVYPPERVERAMENFFTPGNLTRLREITLSEMAHLIDRHNRRAEADRAPMSATDRLMVGLSSRSPNAPALLRKAARLADRLNAPWYAVYIQTPAEDLTRVDAATQRAIGKNLELAQQLGGVPMTFKGPDVVRTILAFTREYDIRIVVMGKTRRPWYRRILGGTILEHLVDHSAGVDVMVVDV; translated from the coding sequence ATGCCCGTGGAAGCCGCCCGCCCGTCCCCCGAGCAATTCCTCCAACTGATCCGCCGCCAGGAGCGGGGCCGGCTGAAGGTCTACCTCGGCTCCAACGCCGGGGTGGGCAAGACGTACGCCATGCTCCGCGAGGGCAACCGCCTGAGCAAGCAGGGCGTGGACGTGGCGATCGGCCTGGTGGAGACGCACGGCCGGGCGGAGACGGCGGAGCAGGTCAAGGACCTGCCCATCATCCCCCCTCGCGAGATCGAGTACCGCGGCGTGACGCTCCGCGAGATGGACCTGGACGCCGTGCTCGCGAGGCGTCCGACGGTCTGCCTGGTGGACGAGCTCGCCCACACGAATGCCCCGGGCAGCCGGTTCGCCAAGCGGTACCAGGACGTCGAGGAGCTGCTGCGGGCCGGCATCCACGTGATCACGACGGTGAACGTCCAGCACCTGGAGAGCCTGTACGACCAGGTGGAGCGATTCACCGGCGTGAAGGTGAAGGAGCGCCTGCCCGATTCGGTCATCGCGGAGGCGGACCAGATCGTCAACGTCGACCTCTCGGCGGAGGACCTGCTGGAGCGGATGCGGTCGGGCAAGGTGTACCCGCCGGAGCGCGTGGAGCGGGCGATGGAGAACTTCTTCACGCCCGGGAACCTGACGCGGCTCCGGGAGATCACCCTCTCGGAGATGGCCCACCTGATCGACCGCCACAACCGCCGCGCCGAGGCCGATCGCGCGCCGATGTCCGCGACCGATCGCCTGATGGTGGGCCTCTCCAGCCGGAGCCCGAACGCCCCGGCGCTGCTCCGCAAGGCCGCCCGACTGGCCGACCGGCTGAACGCCCCCTGGTACGCGGTCTACATCCAGACGCCGGCCGAGGACCTGACGCGCGTGGACGCCGCCACGCAGCGGGCGATCGGCAAGAACCTCGAGCTGGCCCAGCAGCTCGGCGGCGTGCCGATGACCTTCAAGGGCCCGGACGTCGTCCGCACGATCCTCGCCTTCACCCGCGAGTACGACATCCGCATCGTCGTCATGGGCAAGACCCGCCGGCCCTGGTATCGCCGCATCCTAGGCGGCACCATCCTCGAGCACCTCGTCGACCATTCCGCGGGCGTGGACGTGATGGTCGTGGACGTGTGA
- the kdpC gene encoding potassium-transporting ATPase subunit KdpC: protein MIRETVHALLACVVTFVLCAVAYPLVVLGAGNLLFPDQARGSLIRREGRVVGSTLIAQPFASEKYFAPRPSAAGPNGYAADAAGGSNLATTNPALRERIEAQVKTLRQSSGVKASEPIPVDLVTTSGSGLDPDISPEAARYQAARVAAARGLPVERIAALIDAHVETSGAIIGAPPRVNVLRLNLALDDLPQSH from the coding sequence ATGATTCGCGAGACCGTCCATGCCCTGCTGGCCTGCGTCGTGACGTTCGTCCTCTGCGCCGTCGCGTATCCGCTCGTGGTCCTCGGCGCGGGGAACCTGCTCTTCCCCGACCAGGCCCGCGGCAGCCTGATCCGCCGCGAGGGGCGGGTCGTCGGCTCGACACTGATCGCCCAGCCGTTCGCGTCCGAGAAGTACTTCGCCCCGCGTCCCTCCGCGGCCGGCCCCAACGGCTACGCCGCGGACGCCGCCGGCGGCTCCAACCTCGCGACGACGAACCCGGCGCTGCGGGAGCGGATCGAGGCGCAGGTGAAGACGCTCCGGCAGTCCTCGGGCGTCAAGGCGTCGGAGCCGATCCCCGTGGACCTGGTCACGACCTCGGGATCCGGCCTCGACCCCGACATCAGCCCGGAGGCGGCCCGCTACCAGGCGGCTCGGGTCGCCGCGGCCCGCGGCCTCCCGGTGGAGAGGATCGCGGCGCTGATCGACGCCCACGTGGAGACCTCCGGCGCGATCATCGGGGCGCCGCCGCGGGTGAACGTCCTGCGGCTGAACCTGGCGCTGGATGATCTGCCGCAGTCTCATTGA
- the kdpB gene encoding potassium-transporting ATPase subunit KdpB: MSLDIETPTTATRDAGDVQAFKLQRRSTRKLRLFEPSLVRMATAQSFRMLDPREMARNPVMFLVEVGTVLTAIVTVQSIVQGAEIGLILYQATLTLLLFLTVLFANFASALAEARGKAQADSLRATRADTPAFRLRDPEGDAGEFVSSTTLRAGDHVLVEAGQVIPSDGEVVVGVASVDESAITGESAPVIREAGGDHSGVTGGTRVLSDRIVIRVTAEPGQSFLDKMIALVEGASRQKTPNEIALTIVLAAFSLIFLIVTAALYPMARYFDLTLDIPTLVALLVCLIPTTIGALLAAIGIAGMDRALAANLIAKSGKAVEVAGDIDTLLLDKTGTITIGNRRATQFAPLAGASARELARAAGLASMADSTPEGRSILDLARQQAAVEAEAPAGSRFIDFTAQTRMSGVDLPGGPRLRKGAPDTVAGYVREQGGVIPDGYQQAVDVIASGGATPLAVAEDARILGVVKLEDVLKPGIRDRFARLRQMGLRVVMVTGDNRLTAAAIAEKAGVDDYIAQATPEAKLAYIRKEQEGGKLVAMMGDGTNDAPALAQADIGVAMNSGTQAAKEAGNMVDLDSDPTKLIEVVEIGKQLLMTRGALTTFSIANDLAKYFAVIPAMFIVTLPELKVLDLMGLATRGGAYSAILAAVIFNAIIIPMLIPIALKGVTYRPVGAGALLRRNLLIYGLGGVIAPFVGIKLIDIAIDPLLALVGIK, translated from the coding sequence ATGAGCCTCGATATCGAGACCCCCACAACGGCCACCCGGGACGCCGGCGACGTCCAGGCGTTCAAGCTCCAGCGGCGGAGCACGCGGAAGCTCCGCCTGTTCGAGCCGTCACTGGTCCGGATGGCGACCGCCCAGTCGTTCCGGATGCTCGACCCGCGGGAGATGGCCCGCAACCCGGTCATGTTCCTCGTCGAGGTCGGCACGGTGCTGACGGCGATCGTCACCGTGCAGTCGATCGTCCAGGGCGCGGAGATCGGCCTGATCCTCTACCAGGCGACGCTCACGCTCCTGCTCTTCCTGACCGTGCTCTTCGCCAACTTCGCCTCCGCCCTGGCCGAGGCCCGGGGCAAGGCCCAGGCGGACAGCCTGCGGGCCACCCGGGCCGACACGCCCGCGTTCCGGCTCCGCGACCCGGAAGGCGACGCCGGGGAGTTCGTCTCGTCGACCACTCTCCGCGCCGGCGACCACGTCCTCGTGGAGGCCGGGCAGGTGATCCCGTCCGACGGCGAGGTCGTCGTGGGCGTGGCCTCGGTGGACGAATCGGCCATCACCGGCGAGAGCGCGCCGGTGATCCGCGAGGCCGGCGGCGACCACTCGGGCGTCACCGGCGGCACCCGCGTCCTCTCGGACCGGATCGTGATCCGGGTGACGGCCGAGCCGGGGCAGAGCTTCCTGGACAAGATGATCGCCCTGGTCGAGGGCGCCAGCCGCCAGAAGACGCCGAATGAGATCGCGCTGACGATCGTGCTGGCCGCCTTCTCGCTCATCTTCCTGATCGTGACCGCGGCCCTCTACCCGATGGCCCGCTACTTCGACCTGACGCTGGACATCCCGACGCTCGTCGCCCTGCTCGTCTGCCTGATCCCCACGACGATCGGGGCGCTGCTGGCGGCGATCGGCATCGCCGGCATGGACCGGGCGCTGGCGGCGAACCTGATCGCCAAGAGCGGCAAGGCGGTGGAGGTGGCCGGCGACATCGACACGCTGCTCCTGGACAAGACCGGGACGATCACCATCGGCAACCGCCGGGCCACGCAGTTCGCGCCGCTGGCCGGGGCCTCGGCCCGCGAGCTCGCCCGCGCCGCCGGGCTGGCGTCGATGGCCGACTCCACCCCCGAGGGCCGGAGCATCCTGGACCTGGCCCGCCAGCAGGCGGCCGTGGAGGCGGAGGCCCCGGCCGGCTCCCGGTTCATCGACTTCACCGCCCAGACCCGCATGAGCGGCGTCGACCTGCCCGGCGGGCCGAGGCTCCGCAAGGGTGCGCCGGACACCGTCGCGGGCTACGTCCGCGAGCAGGGGGGCGTCATCCCCGACGGCTACCAGCAGGCGGTGGACGTGATCGCCTCCGGCGGCGCGACGCCGCTGGCGGTGGCCGAGGACGCCCGGATCCTCGGCGTGGTCAAGCTGGAGGACGTGCTCAAGCCCGGCATCCGCGACCGCTTCGCCCGGCTCCGCCAGATGGGGCTCCGGGTCGTGATGGTCACCGGCGACAACCGGCTTACCGCCGCGGCCATCGCGGAGAAGGCCGGCGTGGACGACTACATCGCCCAGGCCACCCCCGAGGCCAAGCTCGCCTACATCCGAAAGGAGCAGGAAGGCGGCAAGCTCGTCGCCATGATGGGCGACGGCACGAACGACGCCCCGGCGCTCGCCCAGGCGGACATCGGCGTGGCGATGAACAGCGGGACCCAGGCCGCCAAGGAGGCCGGCAACATGGTCGACCTCGACAGCGACCCGACCAAGCTCATCGAGGTCGTCGAGATCGGCAAGCAGCTCCTGATGACCCGCGGGGCGCTGACCACGTTCTCGATCGCCAACGACCTGGCCAAGTACTTCGCCGTCATCCCGGCCATGTTCATCGTCACCCTGCCCGAGCTCAAGGTCCTGGATCTGATGGGCCTGGCGACGCGAGGAGGCGCCTACTCCGCGATCCTGGCGGCGGTCATCTTCAATGCGATCATCATCCCGATGCTGATCCCGATCGCGCTGAAGGGCGTGACGTACCGGCCGGTCGGCGCCGGGGCCCTGCTCCGCCGCAACCTGCTCATCTACGGCCTGGGGGGCGTCATCGCCCCGTTCGTCGGCATCAAGCTCATCGACATCGCCATCGACCCGCTCCTGGCGCTGGTCGGTATCAAGTAA
- the kdpA gene encoding potassium-transporting ATPase subunit KdpA, translating into MEPSLAWLHPAWAFALPIVLSFPLGRLMWRTLDVPEGSEGRGLDALPAFLARLVTSRRPAEMDWRRYAAAMLAFNAALFVLTFALLYAQPWIPFLNPDGKGSLAALGYKDTAGAQRDGADTAVIFNTVCSFVTNTNLQHYSGEQHLSYFSQLAVIVWLMFVTPASGLCVMLATLRGLRGDRHLGDFYVDLMRGVVYVLMPYCLILAVALVGLGVPMTLNGAAQAATLDGAATKMETQAIARGPVAALVAIKQAGTNGGGFFGPNSAHPFENPSPWTNLLSIASIVALPMASIVMAGRMLRDRRHAMVIYGVMLAFLAAGAAVAIAAESAPSAATTGLPVSAGPNMEGKEVRNGPVASATWAAMTTATSNGSVNSMHDSLNPIAGMVPMSMMMLNVVFSGIGAGFENMLMYIIVAVFIAGLMVGRTPEYLGKKVEAREVKLCMVAILLHPLLICAGAGLFAATLWGTTTTANPGAHGFSEIVYEFTSAAANNGSGFEGLADNNPWWNVATGVVLLLGRFPALVLPLAVAGFLSTKKRVPKTSGTLRTDDLTFAGMLMGTVLLVGALSFMPAVVLGPVADHLSTTKAQAAATATTASAAELAR; encoded by the coding sequence GTGGAACCGTCGCTAGCCTGGCTCCATCCGGCGTGGGCGTTCGCCCTGCCCATCGTCCTCTCGTTCCCGCTCGGTCGGCTCATGTGGCGGACCCTGGACGTGCCCGAGGGCTCCGAGGGCCGGGGGCTCGACGCCCTGCCGGCGTTCCTCGCCCGCCTGGTCACGTCCCGCCGGCCCGCGGAGATGGACTGGAGGCGGTACGCGGCCGCGATGCTCGCCTTCAACGCGGCCCTGTTCGTGCTGACGTTTGCGCTGCTGTATGCCCAGCCGTGGATCCCATTCCTCAACCCCGACGGCAAGGGGTCGCTGGCGGCGCTCGGCTACAAGGACACGGCCGGGGCGCAGCGGGACGGGGCGGACACCGCGGTGATCTTCAACACGGTCTGCTCGTTCGTCACCAACACGAACCTCCAGCACTATTCGGGCGAGCAGCACCTCTCGTACTTCAGCCAGCTCGCCGTGATCGTCTGGCTGATGTTCGTCACGCCGGCCTCCGGGCTCTGCGTGATGCTCGCCACGCTCCGCGGCCTGAGGGGGGATAGGCACCTGGGCGACTTCTACGTCGACCTGATGCGGGGCGTGGTGTACGTGCTCATGCCGTACTGCCTGATCCTCGCCGTCGCGCTCGTCGGGCTTGGCGTGCCGATGACCCTGAACGGGGCCGCGCAGGCCGCGACCCTGGACGGGGCCGCGACGAAGATGGAGACCCAGGCGATCGCCCGCGGCCCGGTCGCGGCCCTGGTGGCGATCAAGCAGGCCGGGACGAACGGCGGCGGCTTCTTCGGCCCCAACTCCGCCCACCCGTTCGAGAACCCGTCCCCGTGGACGAACCTCCTGTCGATCGCCTCGATCGTCGCCCTGCCGATGGCCTCGATCGTGATGGCCGGGCGGATGCTCCGGGACCGCCGGCACGCGATGGTGATCTACGGCGTGATGCTCGCCTTCCTGGCCGCCGGGGCCGCCGTCGCGATCGCCGCCGAGTCCGCCCCGAGCGCCGCGACGACCGGGCTGCCCGTCTCGGCCGGGCCGAACATGGAGGGCAAGGAGGTCCGCAACGGGCCGGTCGCCTCCGCGACCTGGGCGGCGATGACCACGGCCACGTCGAACGGCTCGGTCAACAGCATGCACGACAGCCTCAACCCGATCGCCGGCATGGTCCCGATGTCGATGATGATGCTCAACGTCGTCTTCAGCGGCATCGGCGCCGGGTTCGAGAACATGCTGATGTACATCATCGTCGCCGTGTTCATCGCCGGCCTGATGGTCGGGCGGACGCCGGAATACCTCGGCAAGAAGGTGGAGGCGAGGGAGGTCAAGCTCTGCATGGTGGCGATCCTCCTGCACCCGCTCCTGATCTGCGCCGGGGCCGGCCTCTTCGCCGCGACCCTGTGGGGCACCACGACGACGGCCAACCCGGGCGCGCACGGCTTCAGCGAGATCGTCTACGAGTTCACCTCCGCCGCGGCCAACAACGGCTCCGGCTTCGAGGGGCTCGCCGACAACAACCCCTGGTGGAACGTCGCCACCGGCGTCGTCCTGCTGCTGGGCCGGTTCCCGGCGCTCGTCCTGCCGCTGGCCGTCGCCGGGTTCCTCTCGACGAAGAAGCGCGTGCCGAAGACGTCGGGCACCCTCCGCACGGACGACCTGACCTTCGCCGGCATGCTCATGGGCACGGTGCTGCTGGTGGGCGCCCTGTCGTTCATGCCCGCCGTGGTGCTCGGCCCGGTGGCCGACCACCTGTCCACGACGAAGGCGCAGGCCGCCGCGACGGCGACGACCGCGAGTGCGGCCGAGTTGGCGCGATGA
- a CDS encoding potassium-transporting ATPase subunit F: MLYLTAVTTVLALFYLVYAMIRPERF, encoded by the coding sequence ATGCTCTACCTGACCGCCGTCACGACCGTACTCGCCCTGTTCTACCTCGTCTACGCGATGATCCGCCCCGAGCGCTTCTGA
- a CDS encoding response regulator, giving the protein MSRPASILIVEDEPNIRLVFRTALQSAGHATAEARDGNEALSLLPHARPALILLDLKMPGMGGMEFLRRLRHAGDETPVVIVTAHGTVPDAVEAMKLGAIDFLSKPTSPETLRVVVAQVLARHDEPDAADEPMPPRRGRSASVVVPVAATVVDLKAAKRALNMRQFALAAELLDEALDVAPLSPEANTLMGVLHECRGQDHAAYQDYRRALEADPHFAPARDNLRRYCERFGLDYGSKAINPAAD; this is encoded by the coding sequence ATGAGCCGCCCTGCATCCATCCTGATCGTCGAGGACGAGCCGAACATCCGGCTGGTCTTCCGGACCGCCCTGCAATCGGCCGGGCACGCGACGGCCGAGGCGAGGGACGGGAACGAGGCCCTCTCGCTCCTGCCCCACGCCCGCCCGGCGCTCATCCTGCTGGACCTGAAGATGCCCGGCATGGGGGGCATGGAGTTCCTCCGCCGGCTCCGCCACGCGGGCGACGAGACCCCCGTGGTCATCGTCACGGCGCACGGGACCGTCCCGGACGCCGTCGAGGCCATGAAGCTCGGCGCCATCGACTTCCTCTCCAAGCCGACGAGCCCGGAGACGCTGCGCGTCGTCGTCGCCCAGGTCCTGGCGCGGCACGACGAGCCCGACGCGGCGGACGAGCCGATGCCCCCGCGGCGGGGCCGCTCCGCGTCCGTCGTGGTCCCGGTCGCCGCGACCGTCGTGGACCTGAAGGCGGCCAAGAGGGCCCTGAACATGCGGCAGTTCGCCCTGGCCGCCGAGCTGCTCGATGAGGCCCTCGACGTCGCCCCGCTCTCGCCCGAGGCGAACACGCTCATGGGCGTCCTCCACGAATGCCGGGGCCAGGACCACGCGGCCTACCAGGACTACCGCAGGGCGCTGGAGGCCGACCCCCACTTCGCCCCGGCGCGGGACAACCTGCGGCGGTACTGCGAACGCTTCGGCCTGGACTACGGCAGCAAGGCCATCAACCCCGCGGCCGATTGA